A stretch of the Argentina anserina chromosome 6, drPotAnse1.1, whole genome shotgun sequence genome encodes the following:
- the LOC126799715 gene encoding uncharacterized protein LOC126799715 isoform X2, with the protein MGCATSVYAAVGTKKKLTVPEVVVFVPSTRIPAQSDLQKRLRGLVPKDVVDRLSSLRNQIVFVAEDTDGSAIPELYRGLEEYLSLLIGLTKKEYGLEGLVEFKWRSLEDGKQQEASSCVANSWFEVLCVVHMMAMLALSEADTLMIPKDHSGSSIRTVSSDCKREAVDLLLKATGYLEFCVRDVLVHIPPDIKKSFPKDLQDGVLEAISFQTLGQGTEIQLGLAVDCQKATLSVKRRLACEQLSYFSQAYHCLSGCDHINGGYGKKHMWFIKWKFLESKAAAYYFHGLMVDKGTEPSCHVSAVCCFLAAEEILSESKKACFTFCLAAPVTRAAPLWGAMKHLHQKIPEVAARKSQMYGYLLEQEKVLQALPDLPEFQLSLRPDDYQLPDIDSAWESEKWETHSQSLKEHLNDSSNDDDETESEL; encoded by the exons ATGGGGTGTGCTACTTCTGTATATGCTGCTGTTGGAACTAAGAAGAAGTTGACTGTTCCTGAAGTTGTCGTCTTTGTCCCGTCCACTCGCATTCCGGCACAATCTGATCTTCAAAAGCGGCTCAGAGGCCTAGTTCCAAAAGATGTTGTAGACAGATTGTCTTCACTTCGGAATCAGATTGTCTTTGTGGCAGAGGACACCG atGGATCTGCTATACCTGAACTTTACCGAGGGCTGGAGGAATACTTATCTCTTTTAATTGGCCTCACGAAGAAAG AATATGGTCTTGAGGGATTGGTTGAATTCAAGTGGAGAAGTTTAGAGGACGGGAAACAA CAGGAAGCCTCCTCATGCGTAGCAAACTCTTGGTTTGAGGTACTCTGTGTTGTTCATATGATGGCTATGCTTGCGTTGTCGGAGGCCGACACATTGATGATTCCAAAGGACCATTCTGGCTCTAGTATAAGGACTGTATCTTCAG ATTGCAAGAGAGAAGCTGTGGACTTATTGCTCAAGGCAACAGGGTATTTGGAATTCTGTGTCCGGGATGTACTGGTTCACATACCACCTGATATCAA GAAAAGTTTTCCGAAAGACTTGCAGGATGGTGTGTTGGAGGCCATTTCGTTTCAGACTCTTGGCCAG GGAACTGAAATTCAGCTTGGTTTAGCTGTCGACTGCCAGAAGGCCACATTATCAGTTAAAAGGAGACTAGCCTGTGAACAACTTAGCTATTTTAGCCAG GCTTATCACTGCTTGTCAGGATGCGATCACATCAATGGCGGGTATGGAAAGAAGCATATGTGGTTCATCAAGTGGAAATTTCTTGAATCCAAG GCTGCAGCTTACTACTTTCATGGTCTGATGGTTGACAAGGGTACTGAGCCATCATGCCATGTCAGCGCTGTATGTTGTTTTCTTGCCGCAGAAGAAATTTTATCAGAGAGTAAGAAAGCTTGCTTTACCTTTTGCCTTGCAGCTCCAGTTACCAG GGCTGCACCACTGTGGGGAGCTATGAAGCATTTGCATCAGAAAATCCCTGAAGTTGCAGCAAGGAAATCCCAGATGTATGGCTACCTCTTAGAACAAGAGAA GGTTCTTCAAGCCTTGCCTGACCTACCAGAATTTCAACTGTCATTAAGGCCTGATGACTATCAACTACCTGACATCGACTCAGCTTGGGAGTCAGAAAAATGGGAAACTCATAGCCAGAGCTTGAAAGAGCACCTAAATGATAGCAGCAACGATGACGATGAGACTGAAAGTGAGTTGTGA
- the LOC126799715 gene encoding uncharacterized protein LOC126799715 isoform X1 yields the protein MGCATSVYAAVGTKKKLTVPEVVVFVPSTRIPAQSDLQKRLRGLVPKDVVDRLSSLRNQIVFVAEDTDGSAIPELYRGLEEYLSLLIGLTKKEYGLEGLVEFKWRSLEDGKQQQEASSCVANSWFEVLCVVHMMAMLALSEADTLMIPKDHSGSSIRTVSSDCKREAVDLLLKATGYLEFCVRDVLVHIPPDIKKSFPKDLQDGVLEAISFQTLGQGTEIQLGLAVDCQKATLSVKRRLACEQLSYFSQAYHCLSGCDHINGGYGKKHMWFIKWKFLESKAAAYYFHGLMVDKGTEPSCHVSAVCCFLAAEEILSESKKACFTFCLAAPVTRAAPLWGAMKHLHQKIPEVAARKSQMYGYLLEQEKVLQALPDLPEFQLSLRPDDYQLPDIDSAWESEKWETHSQSLKEHLNDSSNDDDETESEL from the exons ATGGGGTGTGCTACTTCTGTATATGCTGCTGTTGGAACTAAGAAGAAGTTGACTGTTCCTGAAGTTGTCGTCTTTGTCCCGTCCACTCGCATTCCGGCACAATCTGATCTTCAAAAGCGGCTCAGAGGCCTAGTTCCAAAAGATGTTGTAGACAGATTGTCTTCACTTCGGAATCAGATTGTCTTTGTGGCAGAGGACACCG atGGATCTGCTATACCTGAACTTTACCGAGGGCTGGAGGAATACTTATCTCTTTTAATTGGCCTCACGAAGAAAG AATATGGTCTTGAGGGATTGGTTGAATTCAAGTGGAGAAGTTTAGAGGACGGGAAACAA CAGCAGGAAGCCTCCTCATGCGTAGCAAACTCTTGGTTTGAGGTACTCTGTGTTGTTCATATGATGGCTATGCTTGCGTTGTCGGAGGCCGACACATTGATGATTCCAAAGGACCATTCTGGCTCTAGTATAAGGACTGTATCTTCAG ATTGCAAGAGAGAAGCTGTGGACTTATTGCTCAAGGCAACAGGGTATTTGGAATTCTGTGTCCGGGATGTACTGGTTCACATACCACCTGATATCAA GAAAAGTTTTCCGAAAGACTTGCAGGATGGTGTGTTGGAGGCCATTTCGTTTCAGACTCTTGGCCAG GGAACTGAAATTCAGCTTGGTTTAGCTGTCGACTGCCAGAAGGCCACATTATCAGTTAAAAGGAGACTAGCCTGTGAACAACTTAGCTATTTTAGCCAG GCTTATCACTGCTTGTCAGGATGCGATCACATCAATGGCGGGTATGGAAAGAAGCATATGTGGTTCATCAAGTGGAAATTTCTTGAATCCAAG GCTGCAGCTTACTACTTTCATGGTCTGATGGTTGACAAGGGTACTGAGCCATCATGCCATGTCAGCGCTGTATGTTGTTTTCTTGCCGCAGAAGAAATTTTATCAGAGAGTAAGAAAGCTTGCTTTACCTTTTGCCTTGCAGCTCCAGTTACCAG GGCTGCACCACTGTGGGGAGCTATGAAGCATTTGCATCAGAAAATCCCTGAAGTTGCAGCAAGGAAATCCCAGATGTATGGCTACCTCTTAGAACAAGAGAA GGTTCTTCAAGCCTTGCCTGACCTACCAGAATTTCAACTGTCATTAAGGCCTGATGACTATCAACTACCTGACATCGACTCAGCTTGGGAGTCAGAAAAATGGGAAACTCATAGCCAGAGCTTGAAAGAGCACCTAAATGATAGCAGCAACGATGACGATGAGACTGAAAGTGAGTTGTGA